The genomic segment CCAGAACACCCAGCCAGATGAAAGGCTGCCCCCAAGACTCTTCAAACATAGCCGcctctcttttggactctgttAAGGCTCCAGCCCAAAGTGCAGTAGCAAAACTATCCGCCCCCCTAGCAGGCATTACAGTAAGTTCTCCTAAAAAGCCTGCCACGCCATTGTCCAAGAACAACAGTTCCACAAACCTCCTGTTGAACTCGTTGAAACGGACACGTTCACACACATCGGAAGCCTCTGCAATGGGCTTCCCTGCTAACATGTACCCTGGTGTCTATCCAGCCATGCAGCTCTCTGTGGTGCTGGAAGCCTTGGTCCCGCTGAAAGCCACTGCGTCCTGCCTAGAGTCCAAATGCAAACAAGGGCATCTTGGGGTCTCTCCCTCAGACCTTAAACTCCTCAAGGCAGCTAATGCGTGCAGGCAACCTCTGGCAGTCAAGGCGACAAAAATGTCATCGGGTCAGCTGGACCCCATAGGGTACAGGCACATAATAAAGAAAGTGCCCGACTCTGCTGCCCTGACTTTCACCCTTTTGAAAGGACCAAAGGGTGGGGTGCTGCGGGAAAGCAACGCTTGCAAAGCCTCTGGAATCCTGAACGGCAGGATTTCCGGAAGCCCCTCCCAGAGCTGCGGTGCAGGGGCCTCCAGAACTAAAGAGCCACCAGTGGGCAAAACAGAACGGAGAGCAGGCGGCAGTCAGCCAGAGACTGCTgggcagaaaaggaaaaaagcagaGGACAAGAGAGAGTTGCCATGCAGAAAGAAACCCAGTTCCATTCCCTCCTCCAGTAAACCAGAACGGGCTCCAGAAACAATGAACCTGCTGAAATTCCAGGCCATCAAGGTGGACAGCTCTTCAGATGATGAACTGAGGAGGAGAGCACAGAAGATCCTGAGGGTTAATCTGTCCCCGGTGATCAAAATCCACCCTTTGCCTTGCTCTCACAGTGTCCCTTGAGTCAGCTACGTCGGGGCTACGTGGTCACGATGTGGATGGTCAGAGCACCTTCCCAGCTCTTGAGCTTGGCGAGGATGTGGTGACACGCGTCTGCGACCCTTGGGCAGCCGGCCACAGCTGAGCGGTTGGGGGAAAGTTCTGCAGAGCTGCACCGCTGCTGGATTATGGAACCACGTTTAGAAATGTTGG from the Euleptes europaea isolate rEulEur1 chromosome 1, rEulEur1.hap1, whole genome shotgun sequence genome contains:
- the CCDC71 gene encoding coiled-coil domain-containing protein 71 is translated as MNVEADNVEEKAVHSWSRISSAGQKALEEALRVFNPMSKDLSDTETQLVAFLQGLKEEGYQPTILRSKDVYGYSSCTARTPSQMKGCPQDSSNIAASLLDSVKAPAQSAVAKLSAPLAGITVSSPKKPATPLSKNNSSTNLLLNSLKRTRSHTSEASAMGFPANMYPGVYPAMQLSVVLEALVPLKATASCLESKCKQGHLGVSPSDLKLLKAANACRQPLAVKATKMSSGQLDPIGYRHIIKKVPDSAALTFTLLKGPKGGVLRESNACKASGILNGRISGSPSQSCGAGASRTKEPPVGKTERRAGGSQPETAGQKRKKAEDKRELPCRKKPSSIPSSSKPERAPETMNLLKFQAIKVDSSSDDELRRRAQKILRVNLSPVIKIHPLPCSHSVP